One segment of Setaria viridis chromosome 4, Setaria_viridis_v4.0, whole genome shotgun sequence DNA contains the following:
- the LOC117852585 gene encoding uncharacterized protein, producing the protein MLLLRACPPAAVPLSFSAAPAPSYSCPWPSSSTTYTAARRPANLAAVQFEALRSDSGPWAADQGVATTGDGDDMGDGLNEEAGPESDGKGIPGIYVPRQRYIAIPKAALLDAVLSQFPSDADAADFKRCTRCLDAILHAEHKGMLEEMRTSYTLTQRHQEEDQTDTSDVQAIFNGKASSGLSGITQEDGTLFLTRSLGLRTLLGLTPDPDSNTRAAFATQFQRSFMNLLRNAQFEELSVQDLLLTYALNSDYLLTLPIYVDWKKAAQSNAIIFRRGYATERQKGLLLVEKLDYLQSKLLQSIFFSLSKPLKRPGKWLNEALKRSTGNQGFQIWIDKLRLWLKEQTYADNSLLLIESSSWEKLSSDQLPDDDVPIWIAAQRAVSRYEGILSPVGPRGRLLRRLLTWTGLIPSLPEATIKSDDETKHLEGHVRPNFLPRITLANIWEPASRESCKNNIWEIVKTSFRILFGRSTLQEPAFQELILLYTDENDQSEKKDKSEMLPLQLKIYEKIPIPDLPVVFPHKKLSFRILDTVRLDIATVIGLLAYVVNYKFESLASSPSAFLLDIVAISALLILVFRVGLGYKQTRDRYQLLVNKTLYEKTLASGFGSVYFLLDASEQQQYKEALLAYAMLLCRNKYQVSSRASIRDTCEQFMYEKFKAKIEMPIDKAMETLVRLGLVIELPTNGGSSVIGLPCSEAYDILRSRWDSLLEHRTEQGDMV; encoded by the exons atGCTCCTCCTGCGCGCCtgcccacccgccgccgtgccgctcTCCTTCTCCGCCGCTCCGGCGCCTTCCTACAGTTGCCCctggccctcctcctccaccacctacacggccgcgcgccgccccgccaacctcgccgccgtccagtTCGAGGCCCTCCGCTCCGACTCCGGTCCTTGGGCTGCAGACCAAGGCGTGGCCACCACTGGCGATGGCGACGATATGGGCGATGGCTTGAACGAGGAAGCGGGGCCGGAAAGTGATGGGAAGGGCATCCCTGGCATCTACGTCCCGCGCCAGCGCTACATCGCCATCCCCAAGGCCGCCCTCCTCGACGCCGTCCTCTCCCAGTTCCcctccgacgccgacgccgcagACTTCAAGCGCTGCACCAG ATGCTTGGACGCCATCCTTCACGCCGAGCACAAGGGGATGCTCGAGGAGATGCGCACCTCTTACACGCTCACGCAGCGCCACCAGGAGGAGGATCAGACTGACACCTCCGATGTCCAAGCGATCTTCAACGGCAAAGCCTCCTCTGGCCTTTCTGGCATCACCCAAGAGGACGGGACATTGTTCCTCACCAGAAGCTTGGGCTTGAGAACTCTGCTCGGATTGACACCAGACCCTGATTCCAACACCAG AGCTGCTTTTGCAACTCAGTTCCAGCGCTCCTTCATGAACCTTCTACGCAATGCTCAGTTCGAAGAGCTCTCTGTGCAAGATCTGCTCTTGACATACGCCCTAAACAGTGACTACCTCTTGACCTTGCCCATTTACGTCGACTGGAAAAAGGCAGCTCAATCCAATGCCATAATATTCAG GCGTGGGTATGCAACTGAGAGGCAGAAGGGGCTCCTATTAGTTGAGAAACTCGATTACCTGCAATCAAAACTCTTGCAGAGTATCTTCTTCAGCCTCTCCAAACCCTTGAAAAGGCCAGGGAAATGGCTTAATGAG GCTTTGAAAAGATCAACAGGGAACCAGGGATTTCAGATCTGGATCGACAAGTTAAGACTCTGGCTTAAAGAGCAAACTTACGCCGATAATTCACTGTTGTTGATAGAAAGTTCTTCATGGGAGAAGCTTAGTTCTGATCAGTTGCCCGATGATGATGTTCCTATTTGGATAGCTGCACAAAGGGCGGTGTCTCGTTACGAAGGGATTCTATCACCTGTTGGTCCTCGTGGCAGATTGTTAAGGAGATTGCTTACATGGACCGGATTAATACCTTCTCTGCCTGAAGCAACGATAAAAAGTGATGATGAAACTAAACATCTTGAAGGACATGTGAG GCCAAATTTTCTACCAAGGATTACCCTTGCAAATATATGGGAGCCTGCAAGCAGAGAATCTTGCAAGAACAATATTTGGGAGATAGTGAAAACTTCTTTTCGTATCTTATTTGGGAGGTCCACTCTTCAG GAACCGGCATTCCAAGAGTTGATCCTACTATATACGGATGAAAATGATCAAAGTGAAAAGAAGGATAAATCTGAGATGCTGCCGCTACAACTAAAAATTTATGAGAAGATTCCTATCCCAGATCTGCCA GTGGTTTTTCCCCACAAGAAGTTGTCCTTCCGCATCCTAGATACA GTAAGGTTGGACATTGCTACTGTAATAGGTCTGTTGGCTTACGTTGTCAACTACAAATTTGAGAGTTTAGCATCATCTCC GTCAGCTTTTCTTCTTGATATAGTTGCTATTAGTGCACTATTGATACTTGTGTTCCGTGTGGGACTAGGCTATAAGCAGACTCGGGATAGATACCAG CTTCTGGTGAATAAGACACTGTATGAGAAGACATTAGCAAGTGGGTTCGGTTCAGTTTACTTTCTTCTGGATGCTTCTGAGCAACAACAG TATAAAGAAGCACTCTTGGCATATGCTATGCTGCTCTGCAGAAACAAGTATCAG GTGTCATCTCGAGCAAGCATCAGAGATACTTGCGAGCAATTCATGTATGAGAAATTCAAGGCGAAG ATTGAGATGCCGATTGACAAGGCTATGGAGACACTTGTGAGGTTGGGGCTGGTGATTGAGCTTCCAACCAATGGTGGGTCGAGCGTGATTGGTCTCCCGTGTTCAGAGGCATATGATATCCTGAGGAGCCGGTGGGATAGCTTGTTGGAACACAGGACAGAGCAAGGTGACATGGTATGA
- the LOC117852586 gene encoding uncharacterized protein, which yields MSRAPAASSSLQAALSYCVRQVRSYDYHNYLCLLHLPPAMRKAAFTFRAFNVETAKAMDVVSDPKTGLMRLLWWKDVIDKVFANKLVEHPVAQALSSVVSDHKVSKHWLKRSVEARINDANRDEGAIPETSAELERYAEDTQSTILYMTLQAGGIQSTAADHAASHIGKASGLLLLLKALPHHVNKQGVIPYIPANVAEECGLLTWEGGRSEVRMDERLPDAVFKVASVAEAHLLKARELASSVPREAIPVLLPALPAQVLLDSLRRCEFNVFDSRVSRGVHGVSPLWYQLKLNWYAWRNKY from the coding sequence ATGAGCCGCGCACCTGCAGCAAGCAGTAGCCTACAAGCAGCTCTCTCATACTGCGTTAGGCAAGTCCGCAGCTATGACTACCACAACTATCTATGCCTTCTCCACCTGCCTCCAGCAATGCGCAAGGCTGCGTTCACCTTCCGGGCCTTCAACGTCGAGACAGCAAAGGCCATGGACGTTGTGTCTGACCCTAAGACTGGCCTCATGCGCCTCCTCTGGTGGAAGGACGTGATTGACAAGGTCTTTGCCAACAAGCTGGTTGAGCACCCAGTTGCCCAGGCACTCTCTTCGGTCGTCTCAGACCACAAGGTTAGCAAGCACTGGCTCAAGAGATCCGTGGAGGCAAGGATAAACGACGCCAACCGGGATGAGGGTGCCATTCCTGAGACAAGTGCCGAGTTGGAGAGGTACGCAGAAGACACCCAGTCCACCATCCTTTACATGACGCTGCAGGCTGGTGGGATACAGTCCACTGCCGCTGATCACGCCGCCTCGCACATCGGCAAAGCCAGTGGGCTCTTGTTACTGCTCAAGGCACTGCCTCACCATGTAAATAAGCAAGGGGTGATACCATATATCCCGGCTAATGTCGCCGAGGAGTGCGGCCTGCTTACATGGGAGGGTGGCCGATCGGAGGTCAGGATGGATGAGAGGCTGCCTGATGCAGTTTTCAAGGTTGCATCTGTTGCCGAGGCTCACCTGCTCAAGGCGCGGGAGCTGGCCTCATCTGTGCCAAGGGAGGCGATCCCAGTGCTCCTTCCGGCCTTGCCGGCCCAGGTCCTCCTGGATTCCCTGCGAAGATGCGAGTTCAATGTCTTTGATTCGCGGGTGTCAAGGGGAGTCCATGGGGTCTCTCCCCTGTGGTATCAGCTGAAGCTTAACTGGTACGCGTGGCGAAACAAGTACTGA
- the LOC117851311 gene encoding NAC domain-containing protein 105, with protein MGMSSTQAQTQQLVPPGFRFHPTDEELVDYYLRKKVASRRIDLNVIKDVDLYKIEPWDLQDKCRLGGPGEEEQNEWYFFSHKDKKYPTGTRTNRATAAGFWKATGRDKPIYANKQRQLVGMRKTLVYYKGRAPNGHKSDWIMHEYRLETNENGPPQEEGWVVCRVFKKRLPTTRRESDHDAPCWYVDEDGPFMHDLNSPMSRMPPHHSMAQLQEQHLQMLNNTYKRELKLQFHMPSHHVLSTIPHELESPSFHSLLVSPDHQTNVHHAHQHVQLMEHAVDQVTDWRVLDKFVASQLSHDATKGVDYTGEGDIIQVNEKQEVATDYASTSTSSSQVDPWK; from the exons ATGGGTATGAGCAGCACACAAGCACAGACGCAGCAGCTAGTTCCTCCAGGTTTTCGGTTCCACCCGACCGATGAAGAGCTCGTGGACTACTACCTCAGGAAGAAGGTGGCCTCCAGAAGGATCGACCTCAACGTCATCAAAGATGTCGATCTTTACAAGATAGAGCCATGGGATCTCCAAG ACAAGTGCAGGCTGGGAGGACCTGGAGAGGAGGAGCAGAACGAGTGGTACTTCTTCAGTCACAAGGACAAGAAATACCCAACGGGCACCCGGACCAACCGGGCCACCGCGGCCGGGTTTTGGAAGGCCACCGGCAGGGACAAGCCGATCTACGCCAACAAGCAGCGGCAGCTGGTGGGCATGAGGAAGACGCTGGTGTACTACAAGGGCAGGGCTCCCAACGGCCATAAATCAGACTGGATAATGCACGAGTACCGCCTTGAAACCAATGAGAATGGCCCTCCGCAG gaagaaggatgggtAGTATGTAGGGTGTTCAAAAAGAGACTACCAACAACAAGAAGAGAATCAGACCATGATGCACCATGCTGGTATGTTGATGAAGATGGACCCTTCATGCATGACCTTAACTCTCCCATGAGCAGAATGCCGCCACATCACAGCATGGCGCAGCTGCAAGAACAGCACCTCCAAATGCTGAACAATACCTACAAGAGGGAACTGAAGCTACAATTCCACATGCCAAGCCATCATGTTCTCAGCACCATTCCTCACGAGCTAGAGAGTCCTTCCTTCCATTCTCTGTTGGTCTCACCAGACCATCAAACAAATGTGCATCATGCTCACCAACATGTTCAGCTCATGGAGCATGCAGTCGACCAAGTCACCGATTGGAGAGTTCTGGACAAGTTTGTTGCATCTCAACTTAGTCATGATGCAACAAAGGGTGTAGATTATACTGGTGAGGGAGATATTATTCAGGTCAATGAGAAGCAAGAGGTGGCTACTGACTATGCGTCAACGTCAACATCTAGCAGCCAAGTTGATCCATGGAAGTGA